One window of the Thalassoroseus pseudoceratinae genome contains the following:
- a CDS encoding coiled-coil domain-containing protein: MSRYQKLSQEILSVLQSTDQTRTPKLEQQAAEYSELVAKVNDRLERCGELLRNGLRTEAIHLAESEPPVLELVSDLDLGGDEELWAELCADYDLPVPQSLLIGRAEELEEAYAQQAPLEDLLSRWRRVNLSRAPMDVRVPILRQLVEADPHTHFWEVDLHSFEQVAIKDAQQEAAQAVKQGNIGRVRDLLAYLRDDSWSVPVPNALIQKLTKAGASLQSNQARQTLTELAPQLDQALSENDLDWAMQLTDQWAAVAKKVNLANDDPLIEQVQPALGWVSDERARKKESRRLSGLVYELEELLNDQSNDTATLERLIEATNVDAAEIPDSLQRRARNRLAELRIRERRRWQVTVGVSVFAVLAVVGLVGFVGYQSLRSQAMNKQSEAIRGLLADGDLESAEQRYQDLTEEYEFEQLEWLGLGDEIRQAKQTDVERKAALQQLIQMMTDQLDSKQFESISESHWKRAGELAASSDEQLLVERLRRRQQAGLSELAEQRAEQFQVQSDSLITAFKEAELAIESHDWQKASDQLSAASDQIASIRSNASQLARAQLQMLPPWENRLEETKKLIQSGRTREDLLNTLTAHFQESASDPTSWLRTYRKRMDTYIVALPDDYRTADFKLTIEEIPLWDDYFQWQQAKQDWIDNPYPSDLQVVAARREELASFAMGLETKPYQETLQRYDQQLATIETVFGEDGSVQSVRDFLSMDVLQDDLHVLRQGETRYYTWKSQRDGNSVKVLEQKGSKSLLISSGEPAVFTPATHVPICRKILKDFETLAPDNWVGKTKTAAVHVLANDTMLPEIQWLLVTMILEMAAEGDEQLAKQLAPIRSKLTKKQVPLDLPWWAPQERVVVQWRPVIVDLLKSVTPMDLLNAWANVEEKAETPDWMSRKMRPVAWMYRRSATQGSSWSLKGLEGLKRQTSLWVLVPASDDGQPGRWKTIGYAGPSGAGLQFNAPAVQEGRLVFAGQPE, from the coding sequence ATGTCACGGTATCAGAAGTTGTCGCAAGAGATTCTTTCGGTGTTGCAGTCAACGGATCAGACGCGGACACCGAAGTTAGAGCAGCAGGCTGCGGAGTATTCCGAGCTTGTTGCCAAGGTGAATGATCGATTGGAGCGTTGTGGGGAACTGCTCCGCAATGGACTCCGTACCGAGGCCATCCACCTTGCCGAAAGTGAGCCACCGGTTCTCGAACTGGTCTCCGACTTGGATCTCGGGGGTGACGAAGAATTGTGGGCCGAACTATGTGCCGACTATGATCTTCCCGTGCCTCAGAGCCTTCTCATCGGTCGGGCGGAGGAACTTGAAGAGGCCTACGCTCAGCAGGCCCCTCTAGAGGATTTGTTGTCTCGCTGGCGACGAGTCAATCTTTCGCGAGCCCCGATGGATGTTCGTGTACCGATTCTGCGTCAACTTGTCGAGGCCGATCCGCATACCCACTTTTGGGAGGTAGACCTTCATAGTTTCGAACAAGTTGCCATCAAGGACGCGCAGCAGGAAGCGGCTCAGGCCGTCAAACAAGGCAACATTGGCCGCGTCCGTGACTTGCTGGCGTACTTACGGGATGACTCATGGTCAGTTCCTGTGCCGAATGCGCTCATTCAAAAATTGACGAAGGCCGGGGCATCGTTGCAGAGCAATCAAGCTCGTCAGACACTGACGGAGTTAGCGCCCCAGCTTGACCAGGCGCTTTCAGAGAACGATCTTGACTGGGCGATGCAACTCACTGACCAGTGGGCTGCCGTCGCCAAGAAGGTGAATCTGGCAAACGATGATCCGTTGATCGAACAGGTTCAACCCGCACTCGGCTGGGTCAGCGATGAAAGGGCTCGAAAGAAAGAATCGCGGCGTTTGTCGGGACTCGTGTATGAACTCGAAGAGCTACTGAACGATCAGTCGAACGATACCGCGACTCTGGAACGATTGATCGAGGCAACGAACGTAGACGCTGCGGAGATACCGGATTCCCTTCAACGTCGAGCGCGAAACCGCCTTGCTGAGTTGCGAATCAGGGAGCGACGACGATGGCAGGTCACAGTGGGCGTCTCAGTGTTTGCAGTCCTGGCGGTCGTCGGTCTGGTCGGCTTTGTGGGTTATCAATCGCTTCGATCCCAAGCCATGAATAAGCAAAGCGAGGCAATTCGAGGACTGCTGGCAGACGGAGATCTCGAATCCGCTGAGCAGCGGTATCAGGATCTAACCGAGGAGTATGAATTCGAACAGTTGGAATGGCTGGGACTCGGTGATGAAATTCGACAAGCAAAGCAGACTGATGTCGAGCGGAAAGCCGCGTTGCAGCAGCTGATTCAAATGATGACGGACCAACTTGACAGCAAACAATTTGAATCGATTTCCGAAAGCCATTGGAAACGGGCGGGAGAACTGGCAGCCAGCTCCGACGAGCAATTGCTTGTCGAGCGATTGCGGCGGCGACAGCAAGCGGGACTCTCGGAACTAGCAGAACAGCGGGCAGAACAATTTCAAGTACAGTCTGACAGTCTGATAACCGCTTTCAAAGAAGCCGAGCTCGCCATTGAGAGCCACGATTGGCAGAAAGCCAGCGACCAACTGTCTGCCGCCTCAGATCAGATTGCTTCGATTCGGTCAAACGCAAGCCAACTTGCGCGAGCACAATTACAGATGTTACCTCCGTGGGAGAATCGACTTGAGGAAACCAAGAAGTTGATCCAATCTGGCCGAACTCGTGAAGATTTGCTGAACACACTGACGGCTCATTTTCAGGAATCAGCTAGCGATCCAACGAGTTGGCTTAGGACTTATCGAAAGCGGATGGATACGTATATCGTTGCGTTGCCTGACGATTATCGGACCGCCGACTTTAAGCTAACGATCGAGGAGATCCCGCTATGGGATGACTACTTCCAGTGGCAACAGGCCAAGCAGGACTGGATTGACAACCCATACCCCTCTGATCTTCAAGTCGTCGCGGCCCGGCGAGAAGAACTTGCTTCCTTTGCAATGGGGCTTGAAACCAAGCCGTACCAGGAAACGCTCCAACGCTACGATCAACAACTCGCTACGATTGAAACGGTTTTTGGTGAAGACGGTTCCGTACAATCCGTTCGAGACTTTCTATCGATGGATGTCTTACAAGACGACTTGCATGTCTTACGTCAAGGTGAGACTCGCTACTATACATGGAAGTCTCAACGTGATGGCAACAGTGTCAAAGTTCTTGAACAGAAGGGTTCAAAATCACTTTTGATATCGTCGGGAGAACCGGCTGTCTTTACTCCCGCGACGCATGTGCCAATATGCCGAAAGATATTAAAAGATTTTGAAACATTGGCGCCAGACAACTGGGTCGGGAAAACTAAGACCGCCGCTGTCCACGTGCTAGCTAATGATACGATGCTTCCTGAGATCCAATGGTTGCTCGTGACCATGATTTTAGAAATGGCCGCGGAAGGCGATGAGCAATTGGCGAAGCAGTTAGCACCGATCCGCTCTAAACTAACAAAGAAGCAAGTTCCGCTTGATCTTCCTTGGTGGGCTCCGCAAGAAAGGGTTGTTGTCCAATGGCGGCCGGTGATTGTCGATCTTCTGAAATCTGTGACACCGATGGACCTACTTAACGCCTGGGCCAACGTAGAGGAAAAGGCCGAAACCCCAGATTGGATGTCTCGAAAAATGCGTCCCGTCGCGTGGATGTATCGCCGTTCCGCTACTCAAGGATCGTCTTGGAGTCTCAAAGGACTGGAGGGACTGAAGCGACAAACCAGCCTTTGGGTCCTCGTCCCAGCCTCTGATGACGGACAACCAGGGCGATGGAAAACAATTGGGTACGCGGGGCCCAGTGGGGCAGGGCTACAGTTTAATGCCCCGGCAGTTCAAGAAGGCCGTTTAGTTTTCGCTGGTCAGCCTGAGTGA